Sequence from the Neptunomonas japonica JAMM 1380 genome:
TAAAATCATCCAGTGGTGAGCATCAACAAGAAACTCTTTAGGAATGGTTTTAAGTAGTTTCTTTTCAACGTCCAGTACATTTTTCCCGGGGGCAATTTTAGTGCGATTACCAACCCTGAATATATGTGTATCAACGGCCATGACAGGGTGCCCAAAAGCGGTGTTTAAGACAACGTTAGCTGTTTTTCTTCCTACGCCTGGCAAGGCTTCAAGTGCTTCTCGATTGTCAGGAATAATGGAGTTATGTAGTTCCACAAGCATGTTGCATGTTTTGATAATATTCTCAGCCTTGGTGTTATACAGGCCAATAGTTTTGACGTAGCTTTTTAGTGTATCTATGCCCAGGTCAATAATTGCTTGTGGGGTATTGGCGACAGGGTAGAGTTTGCGCGTTGCTTTATTTACCCCTACATCGGTCGATTGTGCTGAAAGTAGAACAGCAATCAGTAATTCAAACGGCGTGCTGTACTCAAGCTCTGTTTTCGGGTTTGGGTTGTCGTTCTGCCAGCGTGTAAAAATTTCGTGCCGTATTGCTTTATTCATGAAAGTATCTGTTCTGTAAGAGAGTTAGCTATAGTAGCTACCTTGACGGGAAAATAAAATGCTCATAAGTGCTTCTTCAGCTCTGAGCTGTTGCTCCAATACTGGGCGTGAATAGAGAAGGTGTGCGACAAGTAGCTAGTTGAAGAGCGTTCGTTAAAGAGGAAAGCGCTAGAGTGTATATCGAGAGTTTGCTTACCTTTTGGATCAGGTGAACCAAAAGGTAAGGCTGTGTATTGGTCGTTAGCTGATAAGGCCTGTCACGCGGACGCGTTTAGTGCCTGAGTCTTGGTTATTAACTGGCGCGTTAGCTAGCTGGCGATCTTTAAGGCGTTTATCAATAATATTTTTAAGTGCAATGAGTAATCCTAACCCAACAAATGCACCAGGGGGCAAGATTGCGAATAAGAAGCCTTTATAATCCTCTACAAGAGTGATCGTCCAGTTTTCTGCCATGGGGCCAAACAGGAGATGCATGTCAGCAAATAATGTTCCTGAGCCCAGTGCTTCACGCAGGCCGCCTAAAATGACTAATACGATAGTGAAGCCAATACCCATCATTGCGCCATCTAGTAAGGATGCTGAGATAGGATTTTTTGATGCGAAAGCATCGGCACGTCCCATGATGACGCAGTTAGTCACAATCAAAGGGATGAAGATGCCCAGGATTTGATATAACTCATAAGTGACGGCTTGCATGAGGAGCTCGATGCAAGTCACAAAAGAGGCGATAATCATCACAAAAACGGGTAATCGAACCGCATCGGGTACAAACTTTCTAAATGTAGAAATAGTTAGGTTGGAACCAGTCAATACTAAAGTACTGGCAATGCCTAAGCTGATTGAGTTAACCACCGATGCTGTTACGGCCAGTAGTGGGCACAAGCCTAATAGTTGCACGAGTGCAGGGTTATTGTGCCAAAGTCCATCTAGCGTGATTTTACGATAATCGATGCTCATGAAGCCTCCTTTATAGGCTTTGGGCTTAACAGTAGATCACGGTTTTGTTTGAAAAAAACGAGTGCTTGGCCAACAGCATTAACGACAGCGCGTGGCGTGATAGTTGCTCCCGTGAACTGATCAAATTGACCGCCATCTTTTTTGACCGCCCAGCTTGAATCGTTTGAGCTTGTCATGCTTTTTTCGTCAAAGCCCATGATCCAATTAGATTTTCTAAGATCGATTTTATCACCTAGTCCTGGAGTCTCTTTATGGGATAGCACGCGTACTCCGGCTACAGAGTTATCGGCATTAATGCCGACAATCAATGTAATATCACCAGAATAGCCGTCAGGTGATATGACGGGAATAATAACCGCTTTCACTAGGTTTTCGCGCTTTGCTTGATAGATCTTTGCAAGTGGGTAACCCAGCTCCGGTGCTTCAATGTTGATAACATCTTGCAAAAGGTCGTTATCAATACTGTCGCGTGAAATTATTTCATATAACGCTTTTGCTTGTTGTGCCCGCTCGTTCTCAAGAATTTGATCTTTAGTGGATACTTGAGTAATAGCAATAAGCCCTGCTGTCACAATGGCAAATATAGAGATGCCTAGCGTGTTTTTTCTTAGTGAAATCAGGAGTTCCATCAAGCTTTCTCCTTCATGCCACGTTTAGGTGTTTTATGGCCATAAGCACGTGGTTGTGTGTATTGGTCAATAAAAGGCGCCGCAAGGTTCATTAATAAGATGCTAAATGCTACAGCATCCGGGTAATTCCCCCAGGTGCGAATAATATAAATCAAGCTGCCAATACCGATACCAAACCAGATTTTCCCCTTATTGCTCGTGGCCGACGATACCGGATCAGTTGCTATAAAAAATGCTCCAAGCATGGTGCCGCCCACGGTTAAATGGAAGAACGGATCAGCATAAGTGTCAGGCGAGATAATATAAAAGAAGGTTGCTATGCCGCCTAAAGATAATAAGAAGGCGGCTGGCGTGTGCCAAGAAAAAATCTTTTTATAAAGTAATAGAATACCGCCCATTGCATAGGCTGCGCTAACGGCATGCCATGCGCCAACATTGCTAAGTACGTCTGATGCTCTCCAAGCTTCTTCGGTTGTCAGTCCCGCGCGATGGCGCATTTCATCAAGAGGTGTGGCAGACGTGAAAGCGTCGGCATGCTCTGTCCAACTGCCAAAAATGAGTGAGAAGGTGTCAGTGAAAGCTAATACATTCCAGCCTTCTCCATACAGCATAAAAGGTGCTGTCCAGCGGGTCATTTCAACGGGAAATGATATCAGTACTAAGGCGTAAGCAACCATGGCTGGGTTGAAGGGGTTTTGTCCAATGCCGCCATAGAGTTGTTTGGCGATAACAATAGCAACAAATACGGCAACGGCGGTTAACCACCAAGGCGCAAAAGGAGGTAGCGCTAAAGCAATTAAAACAGCTGTCAAAATGGCACTGTTATCTTTCAAGTAAAAAGATAGCGGGCGGTGACGTGCCTTGATGCAAAGAGCCTCAAAAAAAACCGCTAAAGCCGATGCCCAAATAATATTAATCAGGGTTCCCCAGCCAAAGAAGAATGTCATCGCCAGTATGCCGGGCAGCGTGGCTAAAATAACCAGGCGCATAATGCCAGCAGTGCTTGTTGGCTTATGTACGTGGGGCGATGTGATGCGAATCAGTGCCATAATCTATCGCATATCCTATTCAAATTGGCTAAGAGTGTTGTTAAATTGAGTTGCTTGCTGCTGAGCGGCTAGTAGCTCGTTCTGTAACGCATTCAGTTCGGCAGGTTCAGCTTCTTGTGCTTTTTTAATGCTGCGTTCAAGCTTCGTCACTGCTGCACGAGCGAGGGCTGCATCTATTTTTAATTTCTTAAGGTCAATGCCTTGATCTGCAGCTGCCTTAATTTTCTCTTCTTCTTCGGCATCCAATTGTTTTTTGGCGTCTTTGTGAAGTTGTGTCAGCCGAACTATTTCTTGCTGTAGTTCACTGGCTTGCTCTGAGTCTATTTCGGCTGAGGCAAGCAAGGTTTCCGCTTTTTTGAGCTTGGTACGCATAATTGAGACATTTTGCTTAAGCGCTTTTAAGTCAGCGGGTGTTCGTGCCGTTGGCTGTTGTTCGGCGCTTTCTACAGGAGCTTTAGTGGCTTCAGGAGCGCTGGTCGTCTTAGTGCTCAGTGATTCAGCCGCTTTTTGTGCGGCAAGTGCTTCTGTGTATTTTGTTTTAAGCTTTTCTACGCCCGCTTTCATTTTTTCGGCGGCGGGGCTGTTATTAGCAAGGGCAGTTTCCAGTGCGGCTTCTGCTTTTTTTAGTGTCCCTAGTGCTTTATCAGTAGATTCTTTTAAGGCGGGTAGTGGGCTACCAGAACTGCTAGTGTCTGTCTCTGCATTGGTAAAGGCGAGTTGTGCTGCAGCAGATTTCTCTTCTAGTTGTACAACGGTAGCGCGCAAAGTGTCAGCGCCATCGTGGCCTTTTTCTTCGGCTATTTTTAATGCCTGTTGTGCTTTCTTTAATTTTGTTCTGGCCACAGCTGCTTGAGTTTTAAGCTGTTTGATATCTGGAGCTGCAGAGGTTGTCGGCAGCTGTGAGCCTGATTGTGCTAACTCAAGGGCCTTTTGTGCTTCTTCGGCTGCATGTTCTGCCTGTTTGTGCTGCAGGTCGAGCTGAGCAATACTATCGCTGCTGTCTGCTTTTGCAGCTTCTAATGCTGATAGTGCTTTTTTAAGTTTGGTACGTGTAATCGCTGCGGCTGTTTTCAGTTGCTTTATATTATCTTCAGGTGTTTTTGCTGCGTTTTCACTGCTTGCTTTCTTGGCTGCTTGAGTTTTTGCGGCCTGTTCTGCACGCTCTTTACGGCGTATTTCTTTATCAAGAATAGCTTGCTCTAAACGTGCTTGCCTTGCCTCAAAGCGTTGTCTGGCTTGGTCTGATTTGCGTTGCTCTGCTTCTTCAGCTCGTATTTCATTTTTGGCAAAACGATAGTACTGAACAAGAGGTATATTACTAGGGCACACGTAAGAACACGCGCCGCACTCTATGCAATCAAATAAGTTGTGAT
This genomic interval carries:
- the nth gene encoding endonuclease III, whose amino-acid sequence is MNKAIRHEIFTRWQNDNPNPKTELEYSTPFELLIAVLLSAQSTDVGVNKATRKLYPVANTPQAIIDLGIDTLKSYVKTIGLYNTKAENIIKTCNMLVELHNSIIPDNREALEALPGVGRKTANVVLNTAFGHPVMAVDTHIFRVGNRTKIAPGKNVLDVEKKLLKTIPKEFLVDAHHWMILHGRYVCTARKPKCGSCLIEDLCEFKEKTEIDSY
- a CDS encoding electron transport complex subunit E encodes the protein MSIDYRKITLDGLWHNNPALVQLLGLCPLLAVTASVVNSISLGIASTLVLTGSNLTISTFRKFVPDAVRLPVFVMIIASFVTCIELLMQAVTYELYQILGIFIPLIVTNCVIMGRADAFASKNPISASLLDGAMMGIGFTIVLVILGGLREALGSGTLFADMHLLFGPMAENWTITLVEDYKGFLFAILPPGAFVGLGLLIALKNIIDKRLKDRQLANAPVNNQDSGTKRVRVTGLIS
- the rsxG gene encoding electron transport complex subunit RsxG, whose product is MELLISLRKNTLGISIFAIVTAGLIAITQVSTKDQILENERAQQAKALYEIISRDSIDNDLLQDVINIEAPELGYPLAKIYQAKRENLVKAVIIPVISPDGYSGDITLIVGINADNSVAGVRVLSHKETPGLGDKIDLRKSNWIMGFDEKSMTSSNDSSWAVKKDGGQFDQFTGATITPRAVVNAVGQALVFFKQNRDLLLSPKPIKEAS
- a CDS encoding RnfABCDGE type electron transport complex subunit D, which gives rise to MALIRITSPHVHKPTSTAGIMRLVILATLPGILAMTFFFGWGTLINIIWASALAVFFEALCIKARHRPLSFYLKDNSAILTAVLIALALPPFAPWWLTAVAVFVAIVIAKQLYGGIGQNPFNPAMVAYALVLISFPVEMTRWTAPFMLYGEGWNVLAFTDTFSLIFGSWTEHADAFTSATPLDEMRHRAGLTTEEAWRASDVLSNVGAWHAVSAAYAMGGILLLYKKIFSWHTPAAFLLSLGGIATFFYIISPDTYADPFFHLTVGGTMLGAFFIATDPVSSATSNKGKIWFGIGIGSLIYIIRTWGNYPDAVAFSILLMNLAAPFIDQYTQPRAYGHKTPKRGMKEKA
- the rsxC gene encoding electron transport complex subunit RsxC — encoded protein: MSKIFAFHGGIHPPENKKQSTRAPIRLAPIPEQLTIPIQQHIGAPAKPCVHVGEQVLKGQMIAQAQGRISVSIHASSSGTITDISPQAVPHPSGLEAPCISIKTDGQDQWVPHQGLADYHTLPQLELIDYIRNHGIAGMGGAGFPTDVKLHLGDDHIVNTLIINAAECEPYITADDMLIRERAEQVVGGIEIINYLLNPTHILIGIEDNKAHAIRVLEDALRHTELNIDIVVVPTKYPSGGEKQLVRLLTGVEVPSGRIPADVGIVCQNIGTVAAINQAVHHGTPLISRIVTVTGGAVGKPQNLEALIGTPINDLLEAAQVNHKTLSRLVMGGPMMGFTIEDDAIPIIKTSNCIIAAVKEEMPPAPPSQACIRCGLCEQACPAELLPQQLFWFSKSREFEKAKHHNLFDCIECGACSYVCPSNIPLVQYYRFAKNEIRAEEAEQRKSDQARQRFEARQARLEQAILDKEIRRKERAEQAAKTQAAKKASSENAAKTPEDNIKQLKTAAAITRTKLKKALSALEAAKADSSDSIAQLDLQHKQAEHAAEEAQKALELAQSGSQLPTTSAAPDIKQLKTQAAVARTKLKKAQQALKIAEEKGHDGADTLRATVVQLEEKSAAAQLAFTNAETDTSSSGSPLPALKESTDKALGTLKKAEAALETALANNSPAAEKMKAGVEKLKTKYTEALAAQKAAESLSTKTTSAPEATKAPVESAEQQPTARTPADLKALKQNVSIMRTKLKKAETLLASAEIDSEQASELQQEIVRLTQLHKDAKKQLDAEEEEKIKAAADQGIDLKKLKIDAALARAAVTKLERSIKKAQEAEPAELNALQNELLAAQQQATQFNNTLSQFE